The sequence GGCGCGAAACGCTATCGGAGACCGGCATGCCATTGTCCGTGGCGGGCCTCGGCCATGCCATGGCGGCAGTGGGAGCAGCGTTCCGCTGGTCGGCCAAGGTGCGGGAGGGACTTGAACAGCGGGACGCAAACGCCGCGACCGCGCGCCCCGCCTCGCGTCCCCGGACAGAACGCGAGACGCTCGACTATCTGGAGAGCCGCGGCGTGCCGGTCATACCGGCGCGGATCGCGAGGTCTGCGGATGAGGCCGCGGAGTTTGCCGAACAACAGGACGGGCCAATCGTCCTCAAAATACACTCCCCGGATATCGCGCACAAAACCGAAGTCGGCGGAGTTGCGCTCAACATTTCCGGATCAACGGCGGCGGCACGCGAATATGAAGCGATGGTCGCGCGCGTCGCCGGGCAAAAGCCCAAGGCAGCCATCGAAGGCGTCATCCTGTCGCCGATGCGTCCCGCCGGTCTCGAACTGATCGTCGGCATCGCGAGGGATCCGGCCTGGGGTCCCGTGCTGGCGGTGGGGCTTGGCGGCGTGTGGGTTGAAATCCTCAAGGACGCCGATCTTGCCCTGCTGCCGGTGACGCCGGACCAGGTCGAACGGATGCTGGGCCGCCTGAAAGCCCGCAAGCTCCTCGATGGCTATCGAGGGCAGCCGGCCGTGGATCGGAAGAAACTGGCGCAGGTCATCGCTGCGATCGGCGATGCTGCGCTGGCTCTGGGGCCGGAGCTGGTATCGCTGGAAATCAATCCGCTCAGGGTCACCGGAAGCGATGTCGAATGCCTCGATGCGCTGGCGATCTGGGCCGATCAGCCGGAGGATCGGCAGAAGGCGGGATAAAGGAAGTCGACGAGGGTGCGGGCAAAATCGTCGGGGTCGTCCCGTCCATGCGGAGCCGGTTCGCTGTAACGCGCAAGACCCGCATGACCCAGGGCGGCACCGGTGACCGTTTCCATGATGAGGCGGGTCGGCGCATCGGCCGGAATCTCGCCCCGCTGCTTGGCGGATTCGACGAGACGCTCGACCACGGCCACCCGTTCGGCAATCAGCCCGCGGCATAACTGCGCTATCCCCGCAGGGATGTCGGGATCAGACTGGACGCGGCTGATGGACCAGCCGATGTCCGCCGACAATTCGCTCAGCACGGCCCTTACCAGCGCTTGCAGCTCCTCGCGAAAGCTGCCGGTGGGCACCACCGGCCAAGGCGTGAAAAAGGCGAGCAGAGCGTCGCGCAGCAGCGCCTCCCTATCGCTCCAGCGCAGATAGATGGAGGCTTTTCCGACGCGCGCCCGCCGCGCCACCTCTTCGATGACGAAATCCTGCCAGCCGGCGCGGACGAACAGTTCGATCGCCGCTGTCAGGATGCGCCGATCGACGTCCTTGTTCCGCGGCCGGCCCATCCTGCGGCTGATTTTGCGCGAAGCGGTCGCCATCGGTTGCGACCTATAGCCGGGCGCGACCGATGGCGAAAGTCCCGATCAAGGATGCAGCAGCCGGTCCAGCCATGCTTCCCGCGCCACCAGACATGCCTGCGCCTGTCGGGACTGCGGCGCGATATCGTAGAATCCGTGAAAGGCCCCGCTCCAGACATGCAACTCGCAATCGCCGCCCGCTGCCCAGATGGCGGAGGCATAGGCGACATCCTCGTCGCGAAACACCTCGGCCGCGCCCACATCGATGAAGGTCGGCGGCAGGCCGCTGAGGTCCGTGGCGCGCGCGGGCGCGGAATAGGGCGATACGTCGGCGGCCCCGCAGCGTTCGCCCAGGATCATCTTCCAGGCGGTGTTATTGCTCGTCCGATCCCAGACGCCGACCCCTTCATATTGGCGGGAAGAGGCGGTGCAGTCGCGATCGTCGATCATCGGGCACTGCAACAGTTGCCCCAAGAGCGGCGGTCCGCCCCGATCCCGCGCGAGCAGCGTTGCGCCTGCGGAGAGGCCCCCGCCCCCGCTTCCTCCGAAGATGAGGAGCCGATCGGGGTCAAAGCCCAGCATGGCCGCGTTGGCAGCCATCCACTGAAGCCCGGCATAGCAATCCTCCACGGGGACCGGCGCGGGAAATTCCGGCGCCAGCCGATATTCCACGCTCACGCACACCGCGTCATATTTGATCGCCCAGTCGACCAGCGCGCGGGCGCCGGCAAAACGGTTCGCCATCACCATGCCGCCGCCGTGGACGTGATAAATGCCCGGACCCGCAGTCTTGTGATCCGCGCGCGAAATGACCGACACGATGATCTCCGCTCCGTCGAAACCGGGAATGACATGGTCGACGCAGTCGACCGGTGCATCCCCGATCAGGTCTTCGCGCGTCACACTGCTGAGCTGCCGGAACCTGGGGAGGTCGGCCTCCTGCATGTTGACCGGAACATAGCCTTCCAAGGCCGGCAAGATGCCCGCGAGTTCGACGGCGAAAGGGGGCCGTTTGCTTTTTTCGGTCATGACCTGGTCTTTCTCTCCCATTGATCCCCGGGCCGGCGGCGCTGCGGGGGGCCGGTGGCCCAACATGCCCCGGAAACATGCTTCACATATACTGAACGATTTTTCGTGTAAAGTTGGATAGCCCTCGCTACATCGAGTCGGACAGGATACCCCCAACGCCTCAAATTGAGGCACCACGCGCAAAAAATGGGAGCGCTTGAACGCCATCCTATGCGGGTTTGTAGAGGTTGTATCCATCGCCAAAATGAGATATCTCTTTAAAAAGAACAATCTCAATAGAGCTGGGCAGGAGGGTGGCGGAGTTGAGCTGGAAGGCAGCCACGGCCGGATCGGCGTGGGCCTACCGGGCGATGCGGTCCGCCCCCTCTAACATCAGTCGAAAGAGGCGGAATGCCTGCGCAAAGCGGCACGGAGGGGTTCGCGCCACGATGATCTCGCATTCGAACGGATAACAACAGTCAACTCTGGGAGGGGTTTATGGGTTTCGATAGGATGATGCGCGGCCATAGCGTTCGGAGCTTGGCCACGCTCGGCGCTTCCTGCCTTTCGTTCGCGGCAGCGACGGCCATCGCGCAGGACCAGGCTCCGCCCTCCAAGGCGGCGGGAGCGGCCAATATCGGTCAGGACATCGTGGTTACGGCCCGGCGACGCGAAGAGAGCCTCCAGTCGGTTCCCCTGTCGGTAACGGCTGCAACACCCACAATCCTGAAAGAACAGAGGATCATCTCGGCGCAGGATATCCAGAACCTTGCGCCCAGCCTCTCGCTGACATCCCGCAGCGGGCAGCAGCAAAGCGGGCAGTTCAACGTTCGGGGACAAGGTCAGACTTTCGGCGGCGCGCTTCCCAGCGTGATCGCCTATTTCGCGGACGTTCCACTGGAATCTCAGGGCGGCGCCGCCTTTGCCCTCTACGATATCGACTCGGTTCAGGTTCTGCGAGGACCGCAAGGCACCCTGTTCGGCCGGAATACCAACGGCGGCGCCGTGCTCCTCACGCCAACGGCTCCCGGCGACGATTTCGGCGGCTATCTCAACGCATCCTATGGCAATCTGGATGCGATCGACCTGCGCGGCGCCGTCAACCTGCCCGTTTCGGAAACGCTCCGGCTGCGCGTTTCCGGCAACATGATCCGCCGCGACGGCTATGTAAAGAATCTGTCGGGGCGCGATTTCAACGACCAGCATCAGGACAGTTGGCGCGTCTTTCTGCGCTTTGAGCCAAGCGACGATTTTCGCAATGACCTGGTCTATACCGGGCTGGATGCTGACGAGGGGGGATCGGCGTTCATCCTCTCCATCATCCGGCCGGGCAAGATCACGTCTACCTATGATGGCGGCCGCCTGTTGACGGCTCTTGCCCAGCAGCAGCAATGGGGTCCGCGCCGCGTGAGCAACACGCAGGAAGGACTAGGCGCTTCACGCACCATCCACCTGATCGCCGACACCGCAAGGCTCGAACTGGGCAATGTGACATTAAAGAATATCGCCGCGTTCGAACGGGTGAAGGTCAATTTCGGCTCGGATACGGACGGCACTGACGTTCGCTATGCCCAGAATGGCAGCCTGCCAACGGTCTTTTCCATCGGCTCCGGGGTCAAGATGTACCCGGACATGAACCTGCGGCAGTTCACTGAGGAATTCCAGGTCAGCGGCACAGTGTTCGACAATCGCTTGGAATATATCGCGGGCGCTTTCTATCTGGATGCGGAATCGCCTGGCGGGCTCCACACGTTCCGTGCAGGCCGCGTTGGCAATACGGGGTCGTCGCCGACCACCACCTCTTCCAACTTCGTGACCTTCCAGTTCCGGGACCGGAGCAAGGCCGTCTTCACGCAGGCCACCTACCATGCGGGTGCCGCCCGGCAATTCTCGATCACGGCAGGCCTGCGCTATAGCTGGGATATACGCAAATCGAGCTTCGGCCGTCTGGCCGCCAATGGACCCATCAACAGGCCGCTGCCCTTGTCGGGCTACACCTGCTCTCTGCCCGGCATAGGCAACAGCCCTTCGACGCCCGCATCGCAATGTTATCGCATCCTCACCGGAAAATATGAGGATGTCGGCTATAGCTTCAGCCTGGACTGGAAGGCCGTCGACGGCCTGCTTCTCTACGCGACCACGCGCCGCGGCTTCAAGGACGGCGGCTTCAACACGATCATCGCCTCGGCCAACGATCCTGAATATCAGCCGGAAGTGGTCACCGACTATGAGATCGGGGCGAAGTGGACCTATGATCTTGGCCCCGTGCTCGGCCGCTTGAACGTCGACGCCTTCACCAGCAAATATGAGGATATCCAGCGGCAGATCACCGGCGGCCTGCCCACCACCGCGGTGATCCTCAATGTCGGCAATGGCAGGATCAAGGGCATTGAGGCGGAAGGCCTGATCCAGATCAGCGAATTCTCGCTATCAGCATTCTACGCCTATCTCAAGGCAACCTATGACGGTGGCTTCATCGACGCGGGCGTCGACGTTTCCGCCAGCAAGTTCATCGGCGTTCCAAGCCACAGCGGCGGCTTCACCGCCCGCTGGGCCCATGATCTGAGCGATCGCGGCGATGCCCTGATCGCCTCCGCGACGGTTTATGCCACGAGCCGGATCGCGCTCGATTCCGACACCGTCCTCAACCATGAAGGCTTTGCTCCGGGCTATGCCACGCTCGGCGCCCGCCTCGAATGGCGCAGGGTTGGCGGCAAGGATTTCGACCTCGCCCTGTGGAGCAAGAATCTCACCGACAAGTTGTACGCCGTCGGGGGTGTGCCGCAGGGCAGTTCGTCCGGCATGACCACCTTCCTCTATGGCGAACCCCGAACCTATGGGGTCCAGATGACGACCCGGTTCTGACGTGGGCAGCAAAAGGAACGAGAATGTCGGCGGATCGGCCTGACGGCTCATCAACGGAATATCAGGGGCTTGCCCGCTCGGCGCTGATCGTCATTCCCTTGGCCATCGCCGATCTGGTGGCCAGCTTCGAGACGACGATGATCCACTCGGCTTTCAAATCGGTGCTGGAGGATTTCGGCGATCCGATATCGAGCGGCTGGCTCGTGACCGCCTATATGCTGGTGGCGGCCGGAACAGCCGCGATCGTAGGCCGGCTGGGCGACCTGCTCGGCCGCAAGCGCGTGCTTCTGGCCACGATCGTGGTCGCCGTCACCGGCTCGCTGATCAGCGCGCTGGCCCCGACGCTGGCCGGTGTCATCGCCGGCCGTGCGGTGCAGGGCGTAGCTGTGGCGATCCTGCCGCTCTGCTTCGGCCTGCTCAGGGAACATCTGCCCGCGCGCCAAATCCCCTTCTGCATCGGCCTCATCACCGCAATCAGCGCCGTTGGAACTTCGGCGGGACTGGTTGGGGGCGGCGTCGCGGTGGACCATTTCGGCTGGCGTTCCGTCTTTTGGGTCAGCGCGGCTATCGGCCTTTTGGCGGCCCTGCTTGTTCAACTGCTTTTGCCGGCCTCTTCGCGCTTGACCGGGCGCATTCCCGTCGATCCCCTGGGCGCGCTGCTCTTCCCGCCTGCAGCCGGGCTGATCCTGCTCGGCCTGAGCAAGGGGGGAAGCTGGGGATGGTCAAGCCCCCATATCCTCGCGAGCCTTATCGGCGGTGCGATGCTGTTCGCCTGGTGGGTGCGCCATGAGTTACGCCGGGCCAAACCGCTGATCGATCTCAGACAACTGGACAACCGGGCGATCCTCATGGCCTATCTGGCGTTGATGTTCGCCGCCCTTGGCACCTTTCAGGTGGTTCCCTTTTTCACGCTGCTGTTCCAGCAGCCGACATGGACGGGCGTCGGTTTTGGCCTTTCAGCAACCGCCAGCGGCCTCCTGCAATTGCCATCGACCATCAGCGTTATCCTGGGCGCACCGGTCGCGGGCTGGCTGTGCGGCAGATATGGCGGCCGGACCGTCATCGCAGGCGGCGCGCTGCTCTGTACCGCCGCGTGGATCACCACGATCTTCCACATGTCCGAACTTATGTGGCTGGTTCCCGCATTGACCGCGGCGGCGCTCGGAACGGCCGTGCTCTATACCGGCATTCCCAATGTCGTCATTTCGCAGGTCGACGCCAGCCGCGTGAGCGAGGCCACCGGTCTGCTGACGGTCGCACGCTCGCTCATGGGTGCGGCGGGCGCGCAATTCCTGGTCATGGGGTTGGCGAACTCCACGATCCGCGATCCCCTGAAAGGACGGGCGACCTTTCCCGTCGTGGAGGCCTATCAGATGACATCCGTCTTTCTGGCGCTGATGAGTGCGGCAGCGATCCTGGCCGCCGTGATGATTCCAGGAAACGCCAAGATTTCTCCGGCGGGGCGCCGCGATCGCAGTTCAGCAAACTTGCGCCCATCGGGATAATCAGTTATCTGAATTGACGCTCGCTTCGCGCGAGCAAAATGCTGACGGCCAGGCAGCGTCGGAGTGACCAGCCCCTTGGGTCGTCTGACGCAATATGGCAGCGCTTCGGCGTGGCAACTGTTCGGGTCCACGGGGCCACCGCGGTTCAACGAACCGCAACGACAGATCATAAGGAGAGACAGAACATGCCCATAGTGATTTCCGCAACGATGGAACTAAATCCGGATCATGCCGAGACCATCCTCCTCTCACTCGCGCCAGTCGTCGAGGAAGTGCTCGCGGATCCCGATTGTCAGGCCTATACTTGGGCGCTCGATCCCTTCAGTCCAGGACGCGTACAGATATTCGAGCAATATACCGACACCGAGGCGCTCGCCCGACACTTCGCGATGCCCGGAGTGCGCGGATTGCGCAAGTTGCTGGAAGTCGCCGGCCCCATCAAGGTGGTAAGCACAAAATATCGGGTCGACCATTTCGAGCCGGTTCTGGATTCCACCGGAAAGCCGCGCCCGGACTTCTTCCAGGCACCTCAATAAAGGCGCGCACCTACTGGGCGGTTGCCGAACATAAGAACAGCATTGGACGAGCGACGTTATGATCGAAGCGGATTATGTCATTGTGGGCGGCGGCAGCGCCGGCAGCGTGCTGGCGGCCCGGCTGTCGGAAGATCCCGAGGTCAAGGTCGTTCTGATCGAAGCGGGCGGAGACGGCCGGGGCTTCTGGGTCAACATGCCGGCCGGGGTGATCAAGCTCGTCGGCAATCCCAAGACCGACTGGTGCTACACCGCCGAACCCGACCCATCGATCAACAACCGGCAGGTGATGTGGAATGCCGGCAAGATGCTGGGTGGCGGCAGCGCCTTGAACGGCATGGCCTATAACAGGGGCCTCCGCAGCGATTACGACGCCTGGGAGGCGGCTGGCTGCCCGGGCTGGTCGTTCAGCGAGATCTTCCCTTATTTTCTGAGGGGCGAGGACTGGCGGGGCGAGAAGGACTATCAATCGCACGGGCGCACCGGAAATTTCGCGATTTCGCCCATCCGCTCGCCAAGCCCGCTGGTACCGGCCTTCGTAACCGCGTGCGAGAATCTCGGCATTCCCTATCGGGACGACTCATGCGGCGGCGACATCGGCGGGGTATGGAACGCGCTGACCTTCCAGCGAGACGGGCAAAGGTGCAGCGCCGCCAAAGGCTTTCTCGAGCCGGCCCGCAACCGTCCCAATCTCGAGATACTCACCCATATGCGGGCGAACAATATCCTGTTCGAAGGCCGGCGTGCGGTTGGCGTCAACGTTCGCCGGAAAGACGGGACCATGCAGGACGTGCGAGCCCGCAGGGAGGTCCTGATCAGCGCGGGCGCCACGCAATCCCCGGCCCTGCTGATGCGGTCGGGCATCGGGCCCGCCGCCCATCTTCGCGACCATGGCATAGAACTGGTCGCCGAAAGCCGCAATGTGGGCGAGAACTTGCTTGAGCATCCCTATATAAGGCTGCGCTGGCTGGTCAGCGAACCCACCTTCAACTCCCAGATGCAGACGCTGCCCCAAAAAGCGGGCCAGATGTACCGTTACCTGTTCCGGCGCGACGGTATACTAACCTCGCCCATGATCCAGGCGATCGCGGGCGTGAAGACTCTGCCCGAACTCGCGCAGCCCGACGTGCAGGTGAACTTCATCTCGTTCGTCTTCGATACGACAAAGCCGCCCATGGGCAAGGCTGCAATCGTCTATCCGCTCCACGAACGTCCCGCGATCGGCATGAGCGTGTCGGTCAACCGGGCCTACAGCCGCGGTCAGATCTTGCTGCGCAGCGCTGATCCGGCCGATCATCCGGTCATCCATCCCAATTTGCTGGGCGATCAGCGCGACGTCGACACATTGGTGCGCGCAGGCAAGTTGCTGGAACGGATCGCCGCGAGCCCGGGACTTGGCGAACTGGTGCAGGAACGGCTCGACCCCGAACTGAAGAATGACGCCGACTGGGAACTCTATGTCCGCAACACTGCGGGCATCGGCTATCATGCCAGCGGCACCTGCCGCATGGGCAGCGATGCAGACGCCGTGGTCGATCCGCGGCTTCGCGTGCGCGGAGTCAGTGGCCTGCGGGTCGTCGATGCTTCGATCATGCCGGAACTGGTCAGCGGCAACACCACCGGACCGACGGTGATGATAGGCGAACGCGCATCGGACTTCATCAAGGAGGACGCCGCCCGCTGATCGCGGACGGCGCCGCACCGCTTCAGCTGCGGCCGGTCACCGGGATGCATGCGCCCGTGATCGCCCGGGCCGCATCCGAAATGAGGAAGGCCACGACGTCCGCCAGCGCATCGGGCGCGACCCAGCGATCGAAGTCGGCGTCGGGCATGTCGGCGCGATTGACGGGCGTGTCGATGATCGACGGCATCACCGCGTTCACGCGAACGCCGCGATCCATTTCCTCCGCCGCAAGGCTCTCCGTCAGCCGCATGACGCCGGCCTTGCTCGCCGCATAAGCCCCCATTCCCGACGCGGCCCGGATGGCGGCCTGCGCCGCCACGTTGACGATCACGCCGCCACCCGACCGCAGAGCAGGCAGGATCGCGCGAATCGCGTTGACCGCGGACCGAAGGTTCATCCGGTAGAGCAGGTCCCAGCTGTCGACCGATCCATCACCGACCGTTTCCCAGCGAAACCCGCCGGCAAGGTTCACCAGCCCCGTCACCCTGCCCGAGCTGGTAAGGGTCGTGAACGCCGCAGTCGTTGCCGCCACATCGTTCAGGTCTATGCCGGTCAGCGACGTCGCCTGCCCTACATCTGGCACGGTCCCGGCAAGGTCGACCGCAGCCACTTCGTGGCCCTCAGCCGCGAGTTTGCGCAGCACGCTTTGACCCAGATGGCCTGCAGCCCCTGTTACGATGATCATGAACATTATCCTCCCTGCGAGCGGCGGCGATGCGCGCCGATTTTCCCACGGTCCGCGCAGGCTTGATAGCGTGGCGGATCGGCATATTAAGATATCTGTTTATCGCCAACATCTGCTTCCCGCAAGCGATGCGGTGCAACCTTTATACTTTGCTTCCGGCCTTATTGGCATGGTATTTTCCATTTTTAGGATGGGCGGTCGGCCGCCGGAACTGCGACCGACGCATTGTGTCGCTACCCGGCTTGTCTAGGGCCGAAAAACCATGTAGAGATACCTCTATTGTAATTTGGAGAGGTAAGAGGATGACGGATCTGAGTCGGATGCCGATTTTCGACATTGACACGCATTATGCGGAGCCTGCGGATCTGTGGACGTCGCGGGCGCCAAGTAAATATCGGGACCGCGTGCTGCACGTGCGGGAGAATGAGCAGGAGAACCAGGCCTGGTTTCTGGGCAATCACGAGGTCGGGATGATCGGCCCTGCGGTGATTCGGCCGGACATGAGCAAGGAGCTGGCGACCTATACACTGCCGCGCTTTTCGGAGATGTCCCGTTCGGCCACATATGCGGCGGAGCGGCTGGCGTTCATGGACAGCGTGGGCGTGGGCACGCAGATCCTCTATCCCAACATCATCGGCTTTGGCGCCCAGCGCCTGATGCAGGTGAGCGACGACATCGAACTGCGGCACTGGCACGTCACGGCCTATAATGACGCGCTGGTCGATCTGCAGCGCGAGGGCGAAGGGCGGCTCCTGCCGCAGGCGGCCCTGCCGCTGTGGGATATCGACGCCTCGGTGAAGGAGCTGGAGCGCATCCGCAAAATGGGGCTGACCGGGGTCGCCATGTCCGACAAGCCGGGCGACTTTGGCCAGGCGCTGCTCGCCTCGGACGAATGGGACCCCCTGTTCGCCGCCTGCCAGGATCTGGGCCTGCCGATCAATTTCCATATCGGTTCGGGCGAATCCTTCGACGGCGACAAGGAGAAATGGTGGCTGCCCGACCGCACCTCGCGCCTGCCCGACCGCTCGCTCAACGGCCCGCTGGCGACCTTCACCGCCGTCTCAGGCTTCATGCAGATCGCGGTCGACGTGATGAACCTCATCCTCACTGGCGTGCTGGAGAAATTCCCCAGGCTCAACTTCGTCGTCGTCGAAAGCGGCGCCGGGTGGCTGCCCTTCCTCATCCAGGGCATCGAGCATAATTTCAAGGAAATGCTCTCGC is a genomic window of Sphingobium sp. TKS containing:
- a CDS encoding SDR family oxidoreductase codes for the protein MIIVTGAAGHLGQSVLRKLAAEGHEVAAVDLAGTVPDVGQATSLTGIDLNDVAATTAAFTTLTSSGRVTGLVNLAGGFRWETVGDGSVDSWDLLYRMNLRSAVNAIRAILPALRSGGGVIVNVAAQAAIRAASGMGAYAASKAGVMRLTESLAAEEMDRGVRVNAVMPSIIDTPVNRADMPDADFDRWVAPDALADVVAFLISDAARAITGACIPVTGRS
- a CDS encoding GMC family oxidoreductase — encoded protein: MIEADYVIVGGGSAGSVLAARLSEDPEVKVVLIEAGGDGRGFWVNMPAGVIKLVGNPKTDWCYTAEPDPSINNRQVMWNAGKMLGGGSALNGMAYNRGLRSDYDAWEAAGCPGWSFSEIFPYFLRGEDWRGEKDYQSHGRTGNFAISPIRSPSPLVPAFVTACENLGIPYRDDSCGGDIGGVWNALTFQRDGQRCSAAKGFLEPARNRPNLEILTHMRANNILFEGRRAVGVNVRRKDGTMQDVRARREVLISAGATQSPALLMRSGIGPAAHLRDHGIELVAESRNVGENLLEHPYIRLRWLVSEPTFNSQMQTLPQKAGQMYRYLFRRDGILTSPMIQAIAGVKTLPELAQPDVQVNFISFVFDTTKPPMGKAAIVYPLHERPAIGMSVSVNRAYSRGQILLRSADPADHPVIHPNLLGDQRDVDTLVRAGKLLERIAASPGLGELVQERLDPELKNDADWELYVRNTAGIGYHASGTCRMGSDADAVVDPRLRVRGVSGLRVVDASIMPELVSGNTTGPTVMIGERASDFIKEDAAR
- a CDS encoding amidohydrolase family protein; translated protein: MTDLSRMPIFDIDTHYAEPADLWTSRAPSKYRDRVLHVRENEQENQAWFLGNHEVGMIGPAVIRPDMSKELATYTLPRFSEMSRSATYAAERLAFMDSVGVGTQILYPNIIGFGAQRLMQVSDDIELRHWHVTAYNDALVDLQREGEGRLLPQAALPLWDIDASVKELERIRKMGLTGVAMSDKPGDFGQALLASDEWDPLFAACQDLGLPINFHIGSGESFDGDKEKWWLPDRTSRLPDRSLNGPLATFTAVSGFMQIAVDVMNLILTGVLEKFPRLNFVVVESGAGWLPFLIQGIEHNFKEMLSPAQRARFKREPKEMFMDQIYTSYWFENANCVDSFIREFGDNNLMFETDFPHPSSLYPAVREKAEETLGHHPVETQRKILYQNAERVYGIKVGTPNSSH
- a CDS encoding alpha/beta hydrolase, which produces MTEKSKRPPFAVELAGILPALEGYVPVNMQEADLPRFRQLSSVTREDLIGDAPVDCVDHVIPGFDGAEIIVSVISRADHKTAGPGIYHVHGGGMVMANRFAGARALVDWAIKYDAVCVSVEYRLAPEFPAPVPVEDCYAGLQWMAANAAMLGFDPDRLLIFGGSGGGGLSAGATLLARDRGGPPLLGQLLQCPMIDDRDCTASSRQYEGVGVWDRTSNNTAWKMILGERCGAADVSPYSAPARATDLSGLPPTFIDVGAAEVFRDEDVAYASAIWAAGGDCELHVWSGAFHGFYDIAPQSRQAQACLVAREAWLDRLLHP
- a CDS encoding putative quinol monooxygenase, producing MPIVISATMELNPDHAETILLSLAPVVEEVLADPDCQAYTWALDPFSPGRVQIFEQYTDTEALARHFAMPGVRGLRKLLEVAGPIKVVSTKYRVDHFEPVLDSTGKPRPDFFQAPQ
- a CDS encoding TetR/AcrR family transcriptional regulator, giving the protein MGRPRNKDVDRRILTAAIELFVRAGWQDFVIEEVARRARVGKASIYLRWSDREALLRDALLAFFTPWPVVPTGSFREELQALVRAVLSELSADIGWSISRVQSDPDIPAGIAQLCRGLIAERVAVVERLVESAKQRGEIPADAPTRLIMETVTGAALGHAGLARYSEPAPHGRDDPDDFARTLVDFLYPAFCRSSG
- a CDS encoding TonB-dependent receptor, with the protein product MGFDRMMRGHSVRSLATLGASCLSFAAATAIAQDQAPPSKAAGAANIGQDIVVTARRREESLQSVPLSVTAATPTILKEQRIISAQDIQNLAPSLSLTSRSGQQQSGQFNVRGQGQTFGGALPSVIAYFADVPLESQGGAAFALYDIDSVQVLRGPQGTLFGRNTNGGAVLLTPTAPGDDFGGYLNASYGNLDAIDLRGAVNLPVSETLRLRVSGNMIRRDGYVKNLSGRDFNDQHQDSWRVFLRFEPSDDFRNDLVYTGLDADEGGSAFILSIIRPGKITSTYDGGRLLTALAQQQQWGPRRVSNTQEGLGASRTIHLIADTARLELGNVTLKNIAAFERVKVNFGSDTDGTDVRYAQNGSLPTVFSIGSGVKMYPDMNLRQFTEEFQVSGTVFDNRLEYIAGAFYLDAESPGGLHTFRAGRVGNTGSSPTTTSSNFVTFQFRDRSKAVFTQATYHAGAARQFSITAGLRYSWDIRKSSFGRLAANGPINRPLPLSGYTCSLPGIGNSPSTPASQCYRILTGKYEDVGYSFSLDWKAVDGLLLYATTRRGFKDGGFNTIIASANDPEYQPEVVTDYEIGAKWTYDLGPVLGRLNVDAFTSKYEDIQRQITGGLPTTAVILNVGNGRIKGIEAEGLIQISEFSLSAFYAYLKATYDGGFIDAGVDVSASKFIGVPSHSGGFTARWAHDLSDRGDALIASATVYATSRIALDSDTVLNHEGFAPGYATLGARLEWRRVGGKDFDLALWSKNLTDKLYAVGGVPQGSSSGMTTFLYGEPRTYGVQMTTRF
- a CDS encoding MFS transporter — protein: MSADRPDGSSTEYQGLARSALIVIPLAIADLVASFETTMIHSAFKSVLEDFGDPISSGWLVTAYMLVAAGTAAIVGRLGDLLGRKRVLLATIVVAVTGSLISALAPTLAGVIAGRAVQGVAVAILPLCFGLLREHLPARQIPFCIGLITAISAVGTSAGLVGGGVAVDHFGWRSVFWVSAAIGLLAALLVQLLLPASSRLTGRIPVDPLGALLFPPAAGLILLGLSKGGSWGWSSPHILASLIGGAMLFAWWVRHELRRAKPLIDLRQLDNRAILMAYLALMFAALGTFQVVPFFTLLFQQPTWTGVGFGLSATASGLLQLPSTISVILGAPVAGWLCGRYGGRTVIAGGALLCTAAWITTIFHMSELMWLVPALTAAALGTAVLYTGIPNVVISQVDASRVSEATGLLTVARSLMGAAGAQFLVMGLANSTIRDPLKGRATFPVVEAYQMTSVFLALMSAAAILAAVMIPGNAKISPAGRRDRSSANLRPSG